One region of Natronobacterium texcoconense genomic DNA includes:
- a CDS encoding DUF5786 family protein, whose protein sequence is MGFGSYDESEQQQQSADDDENVEAVNVHENDHDGEMSFESDVSTDELVSQLGTMKDDDEDEE, encoded by the coding sequence ATGGGTTTTGGTAGCTACGACGAATCCGAACAACAGCAGCAGTCGGCCGACGACGACGAGAACGTCGAGGCCGTCAACGTCCACGAGAACGACCACGATGGCGAGATGTCTTTCGAGTCGGACGTCTCGACCGACGAACTCGTCTCGCAACTCGGGACGATGAAAGACGACGACGAAGACGAAGAGTAA
- a CDS encoding helix-turn-helix domain-containing protein, whose translation MADDLVSIDIADVETDAGAEGTPEHERERTPVRSRADGGVVAQLRLDHPDLFLRSTIRRAPDVSIEPEHWTAVDDRTLVFLTVHGDAFDEFETALEIDPTVADPVLLDRYPDRRVYRVERAAETITFTDRLASIGAHVLEFSSCPNGDGWQIQLRFPSRDDLIEFNAYCDERGVSVTVDHLRVSDDGDDGVVALTEKQQDLLTTAYEEGYFDVPRGISQDELATRLGISKSAVSQRLRRAVGELCGATLS comes from the coding sequence ATGGCGGATGATCTCGTGAGTATCGATATCGCCGACGTCGAGACCGATGCCGGTGCGGAGGGCACACCGGAGCACGAACGCGAACGGACTCCCGTCCGCTCCCGCGCCGACGGTGGTGTCGTCGCCCAGCTTCGTCTCGACCACCCGGATCTCTTCTTGCGATCGACGATCCGCCGAGCGCCCGACGTCTCCATCGAACCCGAACACTGGACCGCCGTCGACGATCGAACCCTCGTCTTCCTCACGGTCCACGGCGACGCGTTCGACGAATTCGAGACGGCCCTCGAGATCGATCCGACCGTCGCCGACCCCGTGTTGCTCGATCGATACCCCGACCGACGGGTCTATCGCGTCGAACGCGCGGCCGAAACGATCACGTTTACCGACCGACTCGCCTCGATCGGCGCACACGTCCTCGAGTTCTCGAGCTGTCCGAACGGCGACGGCTGGCAGATCCAGTTGCGGTTTCCGAGCCGGGACGACCTGATCGAGTTCAACGCCTACTGTGACGAGCGTGGGGTGTCGGTGACTGTCGACCACCTGCGCGTCTCCGACGACGGCGACGACGGCGTCGTCGCGCTGACCGAAAAACAGCAGGACCTGCTCACGACCGCCTACGAGGAGGGATACTTCGACGTGCCACGCGGCATCTCCCAGGACGAACTGGCGACGCGACTCGGCATCTCGAAGTCAGCCGTCTCCCAGCGGCTCCGGCGGGCGGTCGGAGAACTGTGCGGAGCAACGCTGTCCTGA
- a CDS encoding TlpA family protein disulfide reductase — protein sequence MRRRDVLAGVGSAGVLAGAGAVAVYGLSTDDNCVDDGEQYDPVELETVDVQGSDAGEVTVPAADRPTFIDFFGTWCPPCKEQMPELAEAHDRIGDEVMFISVTSESVGENGAITEEELADWWDEHGGNWTVGLDPTAELSYRVSRYPTAVALDDSGVVQWSDSGTKTADEIVAGIECALESSGGE from the coding sequence ATGCGCCGCAGAGATGTCCTGGCTGGCGTGGGTAGTGCAGGTGTACTCGCCGGAGCCGGTGCCGTCGCAGTGTACGGACTCTCGACCGACGATAACTGCGTCGACGACGGCGAACAGTACGATCCCGTCGAACTCGAGACCGTCGACGTGCAGGGTAGCGACGCCGGGGAGGTGACCGTGCCGGCAGCCGATCGCCCGACGTTCATCGATTTCTTCGGGACGTGGTGTCCGCCCTGCAAGGAACAGATGCCGGAACTCGCCGAGGCTCACGACCGGATCGGCGACGAAGTCATGTTCATCTCGGTTACCAGCGAATCCGTCGGCGAGAACGGAGCGATCACGGAGGAAGAACTTGCCGACTGGTGGGACGAACACGGCGGCAACTGGACCGTCGGTCTGGATCCGACGGCCGAACTGAGCTACCGCGTCAGTCGTTATCCGACCGCCGTGGCGCTCGACGACTCGGGCGTGGTCCAGTGGTCCGACAGCGGCACCAAAACAGCCGACGAAATCGTCGCCGGCATCGAGTGTGCTCTCGAGAGTAGCGGAGGAGAGTAA
- a CDS encoding universal stress protein → MYQDLLLATDGSDGARRATRHAIELAADLDATLHVVSVAEEGPHSTDRRDEMRADRDSEAAEAVEEAQKAASESGLETTTTVRHGVPQEEIIAVAEQEGMDAIVVGTAGQSGIDKLLLGSVAEEIVRNAPIPVVTVRERD, encoded by the coding sequence ATGTATCAGGACCTGCTGCTCGCGACGGACGGGAGCGACGGGGCTCGTCGGGCGACCAGACACGCGATCGAACTCGCGGCCGACCTCGATGCGACCCTCCACGTGGTTTCGGTCGCCGAAGAGGGCCCCCACAGCACCGACCGGCGGGACGAGATGCGTGCCGACAGGGACAGTGAGGCCGCCGAAGCCGTCGAGGAAGCCCAGAAAGCGGCGTCCGAGTCTGGTCTCGAGACGACGACGACCGTCCGCCACGGCGTTCCACAGGAGGAGATCATCGCCGTCGCCGAGCAAGAGGGGATGGATGCCATCGTCGTCGGAACGGCTGGCCAGTCGGGGATCGACAAACTGCTCCTCGGTAGCGTCGCGGAGGAGATCGTTCGGAACGCTCCCATCCCCGTCGTGACGGTCCGCGAACGGGACTGA
- a CDS encoding cytochrome c biogenesis protein CcdA, with amino-acid sequence MFDAAIFSTLGLALLAGIGTFFSPCAYPLLPGYVGFYVSQTENEEASLGGALSRGLVAGVGVFVTLAVVLGVAYQVSYDTLSNIVYFELIVGGILLLFGVLILVDRAPSLSIALPQRRSSVLGFGIFGAGYALAAAGCALAFLTPVVASALALPPLEAMLVLGTYVGTVVVLMVALTVATGMGLIASAGRLAGYSERIRQVAGAVMIVAGLGQLYLAIFILDVI; translated from the coding sequence ATGTTCGACGCAGCGATCTTCTCGACGCTCGGACTTGCACTGCTTGCCGGCATCGGGACGTTCTTTTCCCCGTGTGCGTACCCGCTGTTGCCGGGATACGTCGGCTTCTACGTGAGCCAGACCGAGAACGAGGAGGCATCGCTCGGTGGTGCTCTCAGCCGCGGGCTGGTCGCTGGCGTCGGCGTCTTCGTGACGCTTGCCGTCGTCCTCGGTGTGGCCTATCAGGTCAGCTACGACACGCTGTCGAACATCGTCTATTTCGAGCTGATCGTCGGCGGGATTTTGCTGCTTTTCGGTGTCCTGATCCTCGTCGATCGCGCGCCGTCGCTGTCGATCGCTCTCCCACAGCGTCGTTCGAGCGTCCTCGGATTCGGGATCTTCGGCGCGGGCTACGCGCTTGCGGCGGCCGGCTGTGCCCTGGCGTTTCTCACGCCGGTCGTCGCCAGCGCGCTCGCACTGCCGCCGCTCGAGGCGATGCTCGTCCTCGGTACGTACGTCGGTACCGTCGTCGTGTTGATGGTCGCGTTGACGGTCGCTACGGGAATGGGACTGATCGCGAGTGCCGGCCGGCTCGCGGGCTACAGCGAGCGGATCAGGCAGGTCGCGGGCGCAGTCATGATCGTCGCCGGACTCGGCCAGCTCTATCTCGCCATCTTCATTCTGGACGTGATCTGA
- a CDS encoding SCO family protein, translating to MERRTYLRSLGAASVAGVTGLAGCLDDSLGAVGLGDDGERELPESDWGDGETVLDPPEQTRGSPSHPIHGEEFPPFSVPDPIAGELVSRDDFVGERTFLMTYLFTHCPDGACPALMTIFQRIQADAAEQGYDDDLALLALTFDPERDTAEVLEEYAGQQGVDHEADNWHFLRPESYEEGKDLLHDEFGMRINRIEEEDLEEHEDHGDHDHDGYSFSHINLMLLANEDGVVERSYPQALNPELGGGAEAILEDTRAVVAGQNDHLDIDNE from the coding sequence ATGGAACGACGGACGTATCTTCGGTCGCTCGGCGCGGCGAGCGTGGCGGGGGTCACCGGGCTCGCCGGCTGTCTCGACGATTCCCTGGGGGCCGTCGGACTCGGGGACGACGGCGAACGGGAACTACCGGAGAGTGACTGGGGAGACGGGGAGACGGTGCTCGACCCACCGGAACAGACCCGCGGTTCCCCCTCACATCCGATCCACGGCGAGGAATTCCCGCCGTTTTCGGTCCCGGACCCGATCGCCGGCGAACTCGTCTCGCGCGACGATTTCGTCGGTGAACGCACGTTTCTGATGACGTATCTCTTCACCCACTGTCCGGACGGTGCCTGTCCCGCCCTGATGACGATCTTCCAGCGGATCCAGGCCGACGCCGCCGAACAGGGGTACGACGACGATCTCGCCCTGCTCGCGCTGACGTTCGACCCCGAACGCGACACCGCCGAGGTTCTCGAGGAGTACGCCGGCCAGCAGGGAGTCGACCACGAGGCCGACAACTGGCACTTCCTGCGGCCCGAAAGCTACGAGGAAGGGAAGGACCTGCTCCACGACGAGTTCGGCATGCGAATCAACCGAATCGAGGAAGAGGACCTCGAGGAACACGAGGATCACGGCGACCACGATCACGACGGCTACAGCTTCAGCCACATCAACCTCATGTTGCTCGCCAACGAGGACGGCGTCGTCGAACGCTCGTATCCGCAGGCGCTCAACCCGGAACTCGGTGGGGGCGCCGAGGCGATCCTCGAGGACACCAGAGCGGTCGTAGCAGGGCAGAACGACCACCTCGACATCGATAACGAATAA
- a CDS encoding bacterio-opsin activator domain-containing protein, whose product MSNGIVTTVGDVVRVLVVGESTRMESAADALAAGLESASLLRARTAADAGQRLANEDIHCVLCEFRPEEDRSPLETLAATVDDRPILAVTDDETAARALEAGATDVVAPGTNETVLVTRVRNAADCYRRTERTDDHRHRALVESIDAPIWLLEADGTIADASPAVESRLGYTSGELERTKFERLVHPDDRPAVRETLRTVATQSFGATEGTTVRLGDADERWQVVELTCVNRLEEPPLEGIVATATALAPATAAAENLQAAIDRLERPLFTVGPDWELQWSNAAADRLFVDAPATGTVVWTLLPERVRETFLEHLREARATGEVVRFEIAGDVANREGTPLALAAYPDGDGVTVLARERDAMPSSEERDRLDLLESTVDALEDGIAIVDDSSIEFANATLVRMAGRNALVGREVDDLFDDDLATTVLERAESSIVRWMEPVQGRFVAGDASIDVDVYVSPLRNEPDRTLCLVRDRRRSAAGALSTVHRTVAALQRAEAAADVRRAVVDAVHARTDADLAVWYLVDDDRLRPAAVATDDASPTLEPPPVERDSSQIPLEDGIAVADGSTLEPFLERAGITAERVLTTPVGSDGIVLATSTEPMAFESLERDRDRESLTTIVDAASIALERIAGRTRVRRCEQERSRLETALDDAKSVRAVERRLLEAETREDVERRLCEGIVSLAETIELAWVGRVDAESVTPRTWAGRDDDVLEGLSVPVDPDADEPTGKAAARREPIRVDDLERSRAAVDDSRADERRVAEAGFRSLLSVPIERDRNGIRYGTLTAYADRPSAFDEHRQALFEHLAAVAAHAIGALERKRALLSDGVVELEVVLRDESEPLSAFVRQLGQQVEVRAVVPRSSGGSTLYCTRSESDGEPTAMQTVAESVAGIESIRSADDGVDDSPIELVFSASTVAETVATHGGVVRSMTPDDDRVRLVIDLSSTVDVRAFVETLERAYSGVELVARRERRRTARPARPFDAELRDRLSERQLRTLESAYYGGFFEWPRESTGEEVADSLGVSQPTFSRHLRLAQGKLFELLFEDRSATLE is encoded by the coding sequence ATGAGCAACGGGATCGTGACGACCGTCGGCGACGTGGTTCGAGTGCTCGTCGTCGGGGAGTCCACGCGAATGGAGTCTGCCGCCGACGCGCTCGCGGCCGGCCTCGAGTCCGCCTCGTTGCTCCGTGCACGAACTGCCGCAGATGCGGGCCAGCGACTGGCCAACGAAGACATCCACTGCGTTCTCTGTGAGTTCCGGCCGGAGGAGGACCGATCCCCGCTCGAGACGCTCGCCGCCACCGTCGACGACCGCCCGATTCTCGCCGTCACCGACGACGAAACCGCGGCACGTGCGCTCGAGGCCGGCGCGACCGACGTCGTCGCACCCGGAACGAACGAGACAGTCCTCGTGACCCGCGTCAGGAACGCGGCCGACTGCTACCGGCGTACCGAACGGACGGACGACCACCGACACCGCGCGCTCGTAGAGAGTATCGACGCACCGATCTGGCTCCTCGAGGCCGACGGAACGATCGCGGACGCGAGTCCAGCCGTCGAATCGCGGCTGGGGTACACGTCGGGGGAACTCGAGCGAACGAAGTTCGAGCGGCTCGTCCACCCGGACGATCGGCCGGCCGTTCGCGAGACGCTGCGAACGGTCGCGACGCAGTCGTTCGGCGCGACCGAGGGGACAACCGTCCGTCTCGGCGACGCCGACGAGAGGTGGCAGGTCGTCGAACTGACCTGCGTCAACCGGCTCGAGGAGCCGCCGCTCGAGGGAATCGTCGCGACGGCGACTGCACTCGCACCGGCGACGGCAGCCGCGGAGAACCTGCAGGCGGCGATCGATCGCCTCGAGCGACCGCTGTTCACGGTGGGGCCGGACTGGGAACTCCAGTGGTCGAACGCGGCAGCGGACCGGCTGTTCGTGGACGCACCAGCGACTGGAACTGTCGTCTGGACTCTCCTTCCGGAACGCGTCCGAGAGACGTTCCTCGAGCACCTGCGTGAGGCGAGGGCGACGGGGGAGGTCGTCCGGTTCGAGATAGCTGGAGACGTCGCGAACCGCGAGGGAACGCCGCTCGCGCTGGCGGCCTATCCCGACGGTGACGGCGTTACAGTGCTCGCCCGAGAGCGCGACGCGATGCCGTCGAGCGAGGAGCGCGACCGTCTCGACCTGCTCGAGTCGACGGTCGACGCACTCGAGGACGGAATCGCCATCGTCGACGACTCCTCGATCGAGTTCGCCAACGCGACACTCGTCAGGATGGCCGGCCGGAACGCGCTCGTCGGTCGCGAGGTCGACGACCTGTTCGACGACGACCTCGCGACGACGGTTCTCGAGCGAGCCGAGTCGTCGATCGTCCGCTGGATGGAACCGGTCCAGGGACGGTTCGTCGCGGGAGACGCGTCGATCGACGTCGACGTCTACGTGAGCCCGCTGCGAAACGAACCCGATCGGACGCTCTGTCTCGTCAGGGACCGACGCCGGTCGGCCGCCGGCGCGCTGTCGACGGTCCACCGGACGGTCGCTGCCCTCCAGCGTGCCGAAGCTGCCGCCGACGTCCGCCGGGCCGTCGTCGACGCCGTTCACGCCCGGACCGACGCCGACCTCGCCGTCTGGTACCTCGTCGACGACGACCGCTTGCGACCCGCTGCGGTCGCGACCGACGACGCGAGCCCGACACTCGAGCCGCCACCGGTCGAACGCGACTCCAGCCAGATCCCGCTCGAGGACGGGATCGCGGTCGCCGACGGGTCGACGCTCGAGCCGTTTCTCGAACGGGCCGGGATCACTGCCGAACGCGTTCTCACCACACCGGTCGGTTCGGACGGGATCGTGCTGGCGACGAGTACGGAGCCGATGGCTTTCGAATCGCTCGAGCGCGACCGCGACCGCGAGTCGCTGACGACGATCGTCGACGCGGCGTCGATCGCGCTCGAGCGAATCGCCGGTCGGACACGCGTCCGGCGCTGTGAACAGGAACGGTCGCGACTCGAGACGGCACTGGACGACGCCAAAAGCGTCCGGGCGGTCGAACGCCGACTGCTCGAGGCGGAGACGCGCGAGGACGTCGAACGGCGGCTGTGTGAGGGAATCGTCTCCCTGGCAGAGACCATCGAACTGGCCTGGGTCGGTCGGGTCGACGCCGAGTCGGTCACACCGAGGACGTGGGCCGGACGGGACGATGACGTTCTCGAGGGACTCTCCGTCCCCGTCGATCCGGATGCCGACGAGCCGACGGGGAAAGCGGCGGCACGTCGTGAGCCGATCCGCGTCGACGACCTGGAACGGAGCCGGGCCGCTGTCGACGACTCGAGGGCGGACGAACGCCGAGTCGCCGAGGCAGGGTTTCGCTCGCTCCTGAGCGTACCGATCGAACGCGACCGCAACGGGATCCGATACGGGACGCTCACGGCGTACGCGGATCGTCCGTCGGCGTTCGACGAGCACCGTCAGGCTCTCTTCGAACACCTCGCGGCGGTCGCCGCCCACGCAATCGGCGCACTCGAGCGCAAGCGGGCGTTGCTTTCCGACGGCGTCGTCGAACTCGAGGTCGTCCTCCGGGACGAGTCGGAGCCGCTCTCGGCCTTCGTCCGGCAACTGGGCCAGCAGGTCGAAGTCCGGGCAGTCGTTCCGCGTTCGTCGGGCGGATCGACGCTGTACTGTACCCGCTCCGAGAGCGACGGCGAGCCGACCGCGATGCAGACGGTCGCCGAATCGGTCGCCGGGATCGAATCGATCCGATCGGCCGACGACGGCGTCGACGACTCGCCGATCGAACTCGTGTTTTCGGCGTCGACTGTCGCGGAAACCGTCGCAACCCACGGCGGAGTAGTCCGATCGATGACGCCCGACGACGACCGCGTCCGGCTCGTGATCGACCTCTCGAGTACCGTCGACGTGCGCGCGTTCGTCGAGACGCTCGAGCGCGCGTACTCGGGAGTCGAACTCGTCGCCCGCCGGGAACGACGCCGGACCGCCCGCCCCGCCCGGCCGTTCGACGCCGAACTCCGCGACAGACTTTCCGAACGGCAGCTCCGAACGCTCGAGAGCGCCTACTACGGCGGCTTCTTCGAGTGGCCTCGAGAGAGCACGGGCGAAGAGGTCGCCGATTCGCTCGGCGTCTCCCAGCCGACGTTCAGCCGTCACCTCCGGCTGGCCCAGGGGAAACTGTTCGAACTGTTGTTCGAGGACCGGTCCGCCACCCTCGAGTAA
- the glmS gene encoding glutamine--fructose-6-phosphate transaminase (isomerizing) codes for MCGIIGHVGDGDALETLLTGLENLEYRGYDSAGVAVQNGSGIAVQKRSGKVEELKDAVTETSLEGDVGIGHTRWSTHGPPTDENAHPHTDGTKDVAVVHNGIIENYAELKSWLRERGHEFTSDTDTEVIPHLIQYYLDEGMENEAAFRRAIDELEGSYAVAAMLSGEHVLYAARKGSPLVVGIEDDEFFLASDVPAFLEYTDSVVYLEDGDVVVVDEEGIEFTDLAGEPISREPETVDWDPEQAGKGEYEHFMLKEIYEQPTSLAQAIEGRVDPNAGQVSLEDFEPGTFEDVDSVQLVACGTSYHAALYGSLALNQAGVQATALLANEYSVTAPPVTEDTLVIAVSQSGETADTLNALRQAADEGAETLTVTNVVGSTAARVADDALFIRAGPEIGVAATKTFSSQAVMLTLLAQRIADDVRGEPPADLESLLPALADMPEEIDTLLEESAADAIAREYIDSQSFFFIGRGLGFPVALEGALKFKEITYEHAEGFASGELKHGPLALVTPETPVFAIFTGEEDEKTLKNAEEAQTRGAPVIAVCPDGHRAVEVADDHLAIPDTDSDLAGLHANVQLQLVSYYAADLLGRPIDKPRNLAKSVTVE; via the coding sequence ATGTGTGGCATCATCGGACACGTCGGCGACGGTGACGCACTCGAGACGCTACTGACTGGCCTCGAGAACCTCGAGTACAGGGGGTACGACTCGGCCGGCGTTGCTGTCCAGAACGGCTCGGGAATCGCCGTTCAGAAGCGCTCGGGCAAGGTCGAGGAACTCAAAGACGCCGTGACGGAGACGAGTCTCGAGGGCGATGTCGGGATCGGTCACACGCGCTGGAGCACCCACGGGCCGCCGACCGACGAGAACGCTCACCCCCACACCGACGGGACGAAAGACGTCGCCGTCGTCCACAACGGGATCATCGAAAACTACGCCGAACTCAAGTCCTGGCTTCGCGAACGGGGCCACGAGTTCACCAGCGACACCGACACCGAGGTCATCCCCCACCTGATCCAGTACTACCTCGACGAGGGGATGGAAAACGAAGCCGCGTTCCGCCGGGCGATCGACGAACTCGAGGGGAGTTACGCCGTCGCAGCGATGCTCTCGGGCGAACACGTCCTCTACGCCGCCCGGAAGGGGTCGCCGCTCGTCGTCGGCATCGAAGACGACGAGTTCTTCCTCGCAAGCGACGTCCCTGCCTTCCTCGAGTACACCGACAGCGTCGTCTACCTCGAGGACGGCGACGTGGTCGTCGTCGACGAGGAGGGAATCGAGTTCACCGACCTCGCGGGCGAGCCGATCAGCCGCGAACCGGAGACCGTCGACTGGGATCCCGAACAGGCCGGCAAGGGCGAGTACGAGCACTTCATGCTCAAAGAGATCTACGAGCAGCCGACCTCGCTGGCCCAGGCGATCGAGGGACGGGTCGATCCCAATGCGGGCCAGGTGAGTCTCGAGGACTTCGAGCCGGGAACGTTCGAGGACGTCGACAGCGTCCAGCTGGTCGCCTGTGGGACGTCGTACCATGCGGCGCTGTACGGCTCGCTCGCGCTGAACCAGGCTGGCGTTCAGGCGACGGCGCTGCTGGCGAACGAGTACAGCGTGACGGCACCCCCGGTCACGGAGGATACGCTCGTCATTGCGGTCTCCCAGAGCGGCGAGACGGCGGACACGCTGAACGCGCTCCGGCAGGCTGCCGACGAAGGTGCGGAGACGCTCACCGTGACGAACGTCGTCGGCTCGACGGCGGCTCGCGTCGCCGACGACGCACTCTTCATCCGTGCCGGGCCCGAGATCGGTGTCGCCGCGACCAAGACCTTCTCCTCACAGGCGGTCATGCTGACGCTTTTGGCCCAGCGGATCGCCGACGACGTGCGCGGCGAGCCACCCGCCGATCTCGAGTCACTGTTGCCCGCGCTGGCCGACATGCCCGAGGAAATCGACACACTCCTCGAAGAATCGGCGGCCGACGCGATCGCTCGGGAGTACATCGACAGCCAGTCGTTTTTCTTCATCGGCCGCGGTCTCGGCTTCCCGGTCGCGCTCGAGGGTGCCCTGAAGTTCAAGGAGATCACCTACGAGCACGCCGAAGGGTTCGCATCGGGCGAACTCAAACACGGCCCGCTCGCGCTCGTGACGCCCGAGACGCCGGTGTTCGCGATCTTTACCGGCGAGGAAGACGAGAAGACGCTGAAAAACGCTGAAGAGGCCCAGACTCGAGGCGCGCCGGTGATCGCAGTCTGTCCCGACGGTCACCGGGCGGTCGAGGTCGCCGACGACCACCTCGCGATTCCGGACACCGACTCGGACCTGGCTGGACTCCACGCGAACGTGCAACTCCAGCTGGTCTCGTACTACGCCGCGGATCTGCTCGGGCGGCCGATCGACAAGCCACGGAACCTCGCCAAGAGCGTCACGGTGGAGTAA
- a CDS encoding cation:proton antiporter: MIPVPLFVDAPAVPLEQPVLVFAVAMAVFLVGPLLAKRLGQPGIVGIVVFGAVIGPGALELVDHSDAIVLLGEVGLIYLLFTVGLELDLQGFREAPEDAAIFGLTSFYLPFIVGTIGTYVVLGLDVWASLLLAAVFASHTLLAYPVVNQYGVTKNPAVTAVFGGILFTDTSALVVLAVVIGAVGTGLSIWLFAEIALALVVLFATAWFVVPPISRWFFQTFSEESYFEFLFVMVAIFATASLAELLELSPILGAFIAGIAVNRLISEGGTLMNRIEFVGNAFFIPFFLLHVGMLVDPSVIFDGPRTLQVAGFVIATMLVTKAVAAWLVAEFQNYTRNERDVIFGLSIGQAAAALAITLVGFDAGLFGLDVLNAVVVMLLVTALVSPWLTERGANRLALERSPGEEGRSVGDPTILLPLSRYADLQQRLLELAFVIKGEGGSEPVNVMRVVQPEEGATDRRIAEARADLEELAATGSAAEVPIETETRVNHNVASGIVRGSVEVQANLILLGWDATASFRHRVFGSIIDQVLQRSQLPVLVSRLGHPINTTRRIFVVVPVGADSHEGFYEGVHLVKRLAASLGAELTVLVVADDPDRFEAAFGRVEEDATAEFEAVDDWGRLLPALESEASDDDLIVTISPRRGDVGWHPELDELPGRLAELPPASFITVHPRQGEPEYDRQYLRFK, encoded by the coding sequence ATGATCCCAGTGCCACTCTTCGTCGACGCGCCCGCGGTGCCGCTCGAGCAGCCGGTGCTGGTCTTTGCGGTCGCGATGGCCGTCTTTCTCGTCGGTCCCCTGCTCGCCAAACGACTCGGACAACCGGGGATCGTCGGCATCGTCGTCTTCGGCGCGGTGATCGGCCCCGGCGCGCTCGAGCTCGTCGACCACTCGGATGCGATCGTTCTGCTCGGGGAAGTCGGGCTGATCTACCTGCTGTTTACCGTCGGCCTCGAGCTCGATCTCCAGGGGTTCAGGGAGGCACCGGAGGACGCGGCGATATTCGGGCTGACGAGTTTCTACCTCCCGTTTATCGTCGGCACGATAGGGACCTACGTGGTGCTGGGACTGGACGTCTGGGCGTCACTCCTGCTCGCGGCGGTGTTTGCCTCTCACACCTTGCTCGCGTATCCCGTCGTCAACCAGTACGGCGTGACGAAAAATCCCGCCGTCACAGCCGTCTTCGGGGGCATCCTCTTTACCGATACGAGCGCGCTGGTCGTGCTCGCGGTCGTCATCGGTGCCGTCGGAACGGGGCTGTCGATCTGGCTGTTCGCCGAAATCGCGCTCGCGCTCGTCGTCCTCTTTGCGACGGCATGGTTCGTCGTCCCGCCGATCTCGCGGTGGTTCTTCCAGACGTTCAGCGAGGAGAGTTACTTCGAGTTCCTGTTCGTGATGGTCGCCATCTTCGCGACTGCGAGTCTCGCCGAACTGCTCGAACTCTCGCCGATCCTCGGCGCGTTCATCGCCGGAATCGCGGTGAACAGGCTGATCTCCGAGGGCGGAACGCTGATGAACCGCATCGAGTTCGTCGGCAACGCCTTCTTCATCCCCTTCTTCCTGTTGCACGTCGGGATGCTCGTCGACCCGAGCGTGATCTTCGACGGCCCCCGAACGCTGCAGGTCGCCGGCTTCGTTATCGCCACGATGCTCGTCACGAAAGCCGTCGCCGCCTGGCTCGTCGCCGAGTTCCAGAACTACACGCGCAACGAACGCGACGTCATCTTCGGGCTCTCGATCGGCCAGGCCGCCGCTGCGCTGGCGATCACGCTCGTCGGCTTCGACGCCGGCCTGTTCGGTCTCGATGTGCTCAACGCCGTCGTCGTGATGTTGCTGGTGACCGCACTGGTGAGTCCCTGGCTCACCGAACGCGGCGCGAACCGGCTTGCGCTCGAGCGCAGCCCCGGGGAAGAAGGTCGCAGCGTCGGGGATCCGACTATCCTGTTGCCGCTGTCGCGGTACGCCGATCTTCAACAGCGGCTGCTCGAACTGGCGTTCGTCATCAAGGGCGAAGGGGGGTCGGAGCCGGTCAACGTGATGCGAGTCGTCCAGCCCGAGGAGGGAGCCACCGACCGGCGGATCGCCGAGGCCAGAGCCGACCTCGAGGAGCTGGCAGCGACGGGAAGCGCCGCCGAGGTCCCGATCGAGACCGAGACGCGGGTCAATCACAACGTCGCCTCGGGAATCGTTCGGGGAAGCGTCGAGGTCCAGGCGAATCTGATCCTGCTGGGGTGGGATGCGACGGCGAGTTTCCGGCACCGCGTCTTCGGGAGCATCATCGATCAGGTACTCCAGCGCAGCCAGTTGCCCGTGCTCGTCTCCCGGCTGGGGCATCCGATCAACACGACTCGCCGGATCTTCGTCGTGGTTCCCGTCGGTGCGGACTCCCACGAGGGGTTCTACGAGGGAGTTCACCTCGTCAAACGGCTCGCGGCGAGCCTGGGCGCAGAACTGACCGTCCTCGTCGTCGCGGACGATCCCGATCGGTTCGAGGCAGCGTTCGGACGCGTCGAGGAGGACGCGACGGCCGAGTTCGAAGCCGTCGACGACTGGGGACGGCTCCTGCCGGCACTCGAGTCGGAAGCGAGCGACGACGACCTCATCGTGACGATCTCCCCTCGCCGGGGCGACGTCGGCTGGCATCCCGAACTCGACGAGTTACCCGGCCGGCTGGCCGAACTCCCGCCGGCGTCGTTCATCACGGTCCACCCGCGTCAGGGCGAACCGGAATACGATCGACAGTATCTTCGATTCAAGTGA